The Candidatus Nitrosocosmicus franklandus genome contains a region encoding:
- a CDS encoding cob(I)yrinic acid a,c-diamide adenosyltransferase, whose product MSNGLIITYFGNGKGKTTAALGVALRAIGYDMNVCMIQFIKGEWNYGEIYSSNRLRPNFELIIAGKGFVGILDDDHDISEHINSAKSALEIAKEKINSLKYDTVILDEVNYALKLKLIEEGELISILRNKPQCVNVILTGNHMTDQILNISDLVTEMKEVKHPYKKGIRAKKGIDF is encoded by the coding sequence ATGAGCAATGGTCTGATTATCACATATTTTGGAAACGGCAAGGGTAAGACTACAGCAGCATTAGGTGTTGCATTAAGAGCCATAGGATACGATATGAACGTATGTATGATCCAATTTATCAAGGGGGAATGGAATTACGGAGAGATCTATAGCTCAAATAGGTTAAGGCCGAACTTCGAATTAATTATAGCTGGAAAGGGATTTGTGGGAATATTAGACGATGATCATGACATTAGTGAGCATATCAATTCCGCTAAAAGTGCCCTAGAAATAGCCAAAGAAAAAATAAATTCATTAAAGTACGATACAGTCATTCTAGATGAAGTCAATTATGCCTTAAAATTGAAATTAATCGAAGAAGGCGAACTCATTTCAATCCTTCGAAATAAGCCACAATGTGTCAACGTAATTTTAACGGGAAACCATATGACCGATCAAATATTAAACATTTCAGATTTAGTCACAGAAATGAAGGAAGTAAAGCACCCATATAAGAAAGGAATTAGAGCCAAAAAGGGAATAGATTTTTAA
- a CDS encoding pyridoxamine 5'-phosphate oxidase family protein: MVHFTPKELEFIKDNECCRLATSSDDKPHVVPVSYLFHADQFYIATDYNTKKFSNIKKNPNISLVIDVYKQNGNRGLTLQGVARIYEQGPIFADIYSRFYQKFEWVRNDPWKEYEAPIIEITVISKSSWGIN, translated from the coding sequence ATGGTACATTTTACGCCCAAAGAATTAGAGTTTATTAAAGATAATGAATGCTGTAGACTTGCGACGTCTAGTGATGATAAACCACATGTAGTACCTGTTTCATATTTGTTTCATGCAGACCAGTTTTATATTGCCACAGACTATAATACGAAAAAATTTTCCAATATCAAAAAAAATCCAAACATTAGTCTTGTGATTGATGTATATAAACAGAATGGAAATAGAGGATTAACTTTACAGGGTGTTGCAAGAATATACGAACAAGGTCCCATATTTGCTGACATATACTCACGGTTTTACCAGAAATTTGAGTGGGTAAGAAACGATCCCTGGAAAGAGTATGAGGCTCCAATTATAGAAATAACTGTCATATCAAAAAGCAGTTGGGGGATTAATTAG
- a CDS encoding tetrahydromethanopterin S-methyltransferase subunit A, with translation MSAKYQFKEAAGYVCKLLYPIPISYYEGNGDLISICTLSSIDLLKKIARDNNIMEKVVLAGRLFSENKGIDSLVTFCCIRSLDMKYLILCGKDTKGHYPGDALMNLMNYGIDTEGRIINCIAPYPYLTINSHLVDKFRKKITIIDMRGCLDLYEIKNKIKILI, from the coding sequence TTGTCAGCAAAGTATCAATTCAAAGAAGCAGCTGGTTATGTCTGTAAGTTATTGTATCCAATTCCAATTTCATATTATGAGGGAAATGGCGATCTGATATCTATTTGTACATTGTCAAGTATTGATTTATTAAAAAAAATTGCAAGGGATAATAATATCATGGAGAAGGTTGTTCTCGCAGGACGTTTGTTTTCTGAAAATAAGGGTATTGACTCTCTTGTGACTTTTTGTTGTATAAGATCTTTGGACATGAAGTATCTGATTCTATGTGGTAAAGATACAAAGGGACATTATCCTGGCGACGCATTAATGAACCTAATGAATTACGGAATTGATACAGAAGGTAGAATAATAAACTGCATTGCACCTTATCCTTACCTGACAATTAATTCGCATCTTGTCGACAAATTCAGAAAAAAAATAACGATAATCGATATGAGAGGCTGCCTGGACTTGTATGAAATCAAAAACAAAATAAAAATTCTTATTTAA
- a CDS encoding NAD(P)-binding domain-containing protein, whose product MYNYNYEKNYDKVVIIGLGQLGLPVAKYVKEHGFDTYGYDINQKAMQSAESKYGIKPATNFGDFDVLIICVSTHRPDDMFSPQVEGLMSVVEKISREAKTGALISIESTIPKGTSKRVFEKLDHRLHVVHAPHRWYALEEDIHGVNQLRIIGGVSSCCLQHGLNFYDGRLEDKAILPSSSSSSMVDHSLSVATTLEAKSKTKSSSSITTKLNKKRSLGIPMHPVSSVEVAELTKIIENAHRYLQISFAEELYLYCKGNGISFPELRESLNTKWNVEILEPRDGIGGHCLPKDTKMFINSSNTIKSKILQAAMEIDEDYREYIQSRDKNGNNGSLTLRGKSRGETEKETEQILCSRKIK is encoded by the coding sequence ATGTATAATTATAATTATGAAAAAAACTACGATAAAGTAGTTATTATCGGCCTTGGTCAACTTGGTCTTCCAGTTGCAAAATATGTTAAAGAACATGGATTTGATACCTATGGTTACGATATCAATCAAAAAGCCATGCAGTCAGCTGAATCAAAATATGGAATAAAACCAGCTACAAACTTTGGTGACTTTGACGTACTTATTATCTGTGTTTCTACACACAGACCAGATGACATGTTCTCACCCCAAGTAGAGGGATTAATGTCAGTTGTAGAAAAGATATCAAGGGAAGCAAAGACCGGTGCACTCATATCAATTGAAAGTACAATTCCAAAAGGCACATCAAAAAGAGTATTTGAGAAATTAGATCACAGACTTCATGTAGTACATGCACCTCACAGGTGGTATGCATTAGAAGAAGACATTCACGGTGTCAATCAGCTGCGAATAATAGGTGGTGTTAGTAGCTGTTGTCTGCAACATGGACTCAACTTTTATGATGGAAGACTTGAAGATAAGGCAATATTGCCATCCTCATCCTCATCCTCAATGGTAGACCACTCTTTGTCAGTAGCAACAACTCTGGAAGCAAAAAGCAAAACAAAATCTTCAAGCTCTATTACTACCAAATTAAACAAAAAAAGAAGCCTAGGTATACCAATGCATCCAGTATCTTCAGTTGAAGTAGCCGAATTAACAAAAATAATTGAAAACGCACACAGATACCTTCAGATATCATTTGCAGAAGAACTATATCTTTATTGTAAAGGAAATGGCATAAGCTTTCCAGAGTTGAGGGAATCTCTCAACACCAAATGGAATGTTGAGATACTAGAACCAAGGGATGGAATAGGAGGTCACTGCCTACCCAAAGATACAAAGATGTTTATCAATTCATCTAATACAATAAAGAGCAAGATTTTACAGGCAGCAATGGAGATAGATGAAGACTACCGAGAGTATATTCAAAGCAGAGACAAAAATGGCAATAATGGTTCATTGACCTTAAGAGGCAAGAGCAGAGGAGAAACAGAAAAAGAAACAGAGCAAATTCTGTGTAGCAGAAAGATTAAATAA
- a CDS encoding LSM domain-containing protein — translation MINNMASSPSQQPTKRPLNILQRSLNRKVAVRLKSEIEYRGKMSNVDSYMNLILVDAEEFDGSDLLANYGKVVIRGNNVLFIKLEKEF, via the coding sequence TTGATTAACAATATGGCATCATCACCTTCCCAACAACCTACCAAAAGACCATTGAATATACTACAGCGCTCCTTAAATAGAAAAGTTGCTGTAAGGTTGAAAAGTGAAATTGAATACAGGGGTAAAATGTCAAACGTAGATTCCTATATGAATCTCATACTAGTAGATGCAGAGGAATTTGATGGTTCCGATCTGTTGGCAAACTACGGTAAGGTAGTTATAAGAGGAAATAATGTTCTTTTTATAAAGTTAGAAAAGGAATTTTAG
- the metK gene encoding methionine adenosyltransferase: MQPRKFIFTSESVTEGHPDKICDRISDSILDEFLRHDPDSRVAVEAMTTTGVVIVAGEVTSRIKLDIQEIVRNEINDIGYNKPEYGFDGNTCSVLVSLHEQSPDISIGVTSNQDREQGAGDQGLMFGFAINETKELMPLPITLAHNLSLRLSEVRKKRILDWVRPDGKSQVSIIYEDNVPKFIDTIVLSTQHSPDISQEQLKEDIVKNVIDPICNDWITPETKVFVNPTGRFVIGGPPGDTGLTGRKIIADTYGGMGRHGGGAFSGKDPSKVDRSACYMARYISKNIVSSGLASKCEVQIAYAIGVAKPVSIMVDTFKTSNVSEEKIETKVKEVFDTSPAGIIKTLDLKRPIYKKTSAYGHFGRRDPDFIWEQTDKAEILKTLK; encoded by the coding sequence ATGCAACCAAGAAAGTTTATTTTTACATCTGAGAGTGTAACAGAAGGTCATCCTGACAAGATTTGTGATAGAATTTCTGATTCAATTCTTGACGAGTTTCTGAGACACGATCCAGATTCTAGAGTGGCAGTTGAAGCAATGACTACTACTGGGGTAGTAATTGTAGCTGGCGAAGTGACATCCAGAATTAAATTAGATATACAAGAGATTGTAAGGAACGAAATTAATGATATTGGATACAATAAACCCGAGTACGGATTTGATGGAAACACATGCTCAGTTTTGGTCTCTCTTCACGAACAAAGTCCTGATATATCTATCGGCGTTACGTCAAATCAAGATAGAGAACAGGGTGCTGGAGATCAGGGTTTAATGTTTGGATTTGCCATAAATGAAACTAAAGAGCTAATGCCTCTACCTATAACTTTGGCCCATAATCTTTCGTTGCGCTTATCTGAAGTAAGAAAGAAGAGAATACTGGACTGGGTTAGACCTGACGGAAAATCCCAGGTATCAATTATTTATGAAGATAATGTTCCAAAATTTATTGATACAATTGTTCTATCTACTCAACACTCTCCTGATATTTCGCAGGAACAATTGAAGGAAGATATTGTAAAGAATGTGATCGATCCAATATGCAATGACTGGATAACGCCGGAAACAAAAGTGTTTGTTAACCCCACAGGCAGGTTCGTGATAGGCGGTCCTCCTGGTGACACAGGTTTAACTGGAAGAAAAATAATTGCAGATACATATGGAGGCATGGGAAGACACGGTGGAGGTGCATTTTCTGGTAAGGATCCGAGTAAAGTTGATAGATCGGCCTGTTATATGGCTAGATATATTTCAAAGAATATAGTATCTTCTGGATTAGCTTCTAAATGTGAAGTTCAAATAGCCTACGCTATTGGTGTTGCAAAACCGGTGTCTATTATGGTTGATACGTTTAAAACCTCAAATGTCAGTGAGGAAAAAATTGAAACAAAGGTAAAAGAAGTTTTTGACACTAGTCCTGCAGGGATAATAAAGACACTAGATCTCAAAAGACCCATCTACAAGAAGACCTCTGCTTACGGACATTTTGGAAGACGTGACCCTGATTTTATATGGGAGCAAACAGATAAAGCTGAAATCTTGAAAACATTAAAATAA
- a CDS encoding cobalt-precorrin-5B (C(1))-methyltransferase: MASSTDQIPNDLTIAEEEQDLPKEIKEKKKKGQLRTGLTTGTTASAATKAALYTLLTKKIVHEIQVTLPKGMMVKLPIKWTQVTHSSVTCAVIKDGGDDPDVTHGAEICSTVEFTSDIGTIQIEGGVGVGKVTKPGLGLPIGSWAINPVPMKMIKDSVNEILTSIAPSPSSVGLRITIAVPKGAELALKTDNPRLGILGGISILGTTGIVLPYSTASFAAAIRQGLDVGIAQKADTFILTTGGRSEDFMKKLLGDKYPDHCYVQMGDFAGYSVKQCHDKGVKKIFIGGFIGKLTKIAMGVKQTHVRGSHVSMDFMAQLAREAGASEEIINLILNANTARHVSEIIDSHSTTGFYNLVCREAARQLESYSGKDLKIEVILFDFEGKLAGRFST; the protein is encoded by the coding sequence TTGGCTAGTTCCACAGATCAAATTCCAAATGACTTAACGATAGCTGAGGAGGAACAGGACCTCCCCAAGGAAATTAAGGAAAAGAAAAAGAAAGGACAATTGCGCACTGGTCTAACAACCGGCACTACTGCATCAGCTGCTACGAAGGCTGCATTGTACACACTCTTGACAAAGAAAATCGTCCATGAAATTCAAGTAACCCTTCCTAAGGGCATGATGGTAAAACTACCAATAAAATGGACCCAAGTAACGCATTCATCTGTTACATGTGCTGTGATCAAAGATGGGGGAGATGATCCTGACGTAACTCATGGAGCAGAAATTTGTTCTACAGTGGAGTTTACATCTGATATCGGGACTATTCAAATAGAGGGAGGTGTAGGTGTGGGAAAAGTAACTAAACCAGGTTTAGGATTGCCTATAGGTAGCTGGGCCATAAATCCAGTTCCAATGAAAATGATCAAGGATTCTGTTAATGAAATATTGACTTCTATTGCTCCGTCGCCAAGTTCAGTTGGTCTGAGGATAACAATTGCTGTACCTAAAGGTGCAGAGTTAGCACTTAAGACTGATAATCCTAGATTAGGAATTTTAGGAGGTATTTCAATTCTAGGAACCACAGGGATAGTATTGCCGTATTCTACCGCATCATTTGCTGCAGCAATTAGACAGGGGTTAGATGTTGGAATAGCTCAAAAAGCAGATACATTTATCCTCACAACCGGTGGAAGGAGTGAGGATTTTATGAAGAAGTTATTAGGAGACAAATATCCTGACCATTGCTACGTTCAAATGGGTGATTTTGCAGGTTATAGTGTAAAACAATGCCATGATAAAGGAGTAAAAAAGATTTTTATTGGAGGATTCATCGGAAAATTGACCAAAATTGCGATGGGCGTAAAACAAACTCATGTAAGAGGTTCTCATGTAAGCATGGATTTCATGGCTCAATTGGCCAGAGAAGCGGGAGCTTCAGAAGAAATCATTAATTTGATTCTTAATGCTAATACTGCCAGACACGTTTCAGAAATAATTGATTCACATTCTACAACGGGTTTTTACAATCTTGTTTGTAGGGAAGCCGCGAGACAACTTGAAAGCTATTCGGGTAAAGATTTAAAAATTGAGGTGATTCTGTTTGATTTCGAAGGAAAATTAGCAGGAAGATTTTCGACGTGA
- a CDS encoding cobalt-precorrin 5A hydrolase gives MDNNNIVQKTAIIAITKKGIGLAKQIQTILDASDVYAPDKFNDSNNKITFFKEPVSQKIGTLFSNYSSLVCIFSLGAVIRLISPFLKDKKSDPAVIVIDDTAKFVISTLSGHLGGANELTLKLSNFLHSIAVITTAADVNNTIAIDLLGKKFGWEIEDFKNVTRVSAMMVNEEKIGVYQDTGEKNWWDMDNLPKNVIIVSDKNDLLSDEIKGAIIISDKTISDKVLLEKSVIYRPKSLVVGVGLHWNTTEETIRTGIQKVFEESNLSFKSIRAITSLEKGKRIRGLDEFCQRNNFPLILFHRDELDKISVPNPSEIVGKFEGTSSVSEASSIAGSKGNLIVPKYKFPPDLTVAISRVNKYD, from the coding sequence ATGGATAATAACAATATTGTTCAAAAAACGGCTATAATAGCGATTACAAAAAAAGGTATTGGGCTTGCCAAACAAATCCAAACCATATTGGATGCTTCAGATGTTTATGCTCCTGACAAATTTAACGACTCTAATAATAAAATTACTTTTTTTAAAGAACCTGTCTCTCAAAAAATAGGAACTTTGTTTAGCAACTATTCGTCTTTAGTTTGTATCTTTTCACTAGGTGCAGTAATTCGATTGATTTCTCCATTTTTGAAGGATAAAAAATCTGATCCTGCGGTGATAGTTATCGACGATACTGCAAAATTTGTCATTAGTACTTTGTCTGGACATTTAGGTGGCGCAAATGAGTTGACCTTGAAACTTTCTAATTTTCTCCATTCTATTGCTGTAATTACTACTGCCGCAGATGTAAATAACACCATTGCAATTGATTTGCTTGGAAAAAAATTTGGGTGGGAAATTGAGGATTTCAAGAATGTTACGAGAGTCAGTGCGATGATGGTAAATGAGGAAAAAATCGGTGTCTATCAAGATACAGGAGAGAAAAATTGGTGGGATATGGATAATTTACCCAAGAATGTAATTATAGTTTCGGACAAAAATGATCTGTTAAGCGATGAAATCAAGGGTGCCATCATAATAAGTGATAAGACAATCTCAGATAAGGTTCTATTAGAAAAGTCTGTAATCTATCGACCAAAATCACTAGTCGTTGGTGTAGGTCTTCACTGGAATACTACAGAGGAAACAATTAGGACGGGGATACAAAAGGTCTTTGAAGAGTCTAACCTTAGTTTTAAGAGCATTAGGGCCATAACTTCATTAGAAAAGGGAAAACGTATAAGAGGGCTAGATGAGTTTTGTCAGAGGAATAATTTCCCATTGATTCTATTTCATAGAGATGAACTGGACAAAATAAGTGTTCCAAACCCTTCAGAGATAGTAGGAAAGTTTGAGGGAACATCAAGCGTATCTGAGGCTTCTTCTA